A single genomic interval of Lewinellaceae bacterium harbors:
- a CDS encoding UDP-glucose--hexose-1-phosphate uridylyltransferase, protein MPELNFSQDPHRRYNILTGEWVLVSPHRNKRPWQGKQETPHVGTRPRFDPKCYLCPGNTRSNGSINPDYSDTYVFTNDFAALLPDSSKASYTEGFLHAEGETGVCKVICFSPDHSLTLPEMGLPAIRKVIDVWQEQYLEIGRNPTINHVQIFENKGEIMGCSNPHPHGQIWAERSIPTEVLKKSHKQEEYYRQNGSSLLKDYLKQELTLKERIIATNPGFVALVPFWAVWPFEAMIIPRRHVPHLGLLTEEEKNQFAAILKDLTQRYDLVFNTSFPYSSGIHQSPTDGLDHPEWHMHMSFYPPLLRSASVKKFMVGYELFAYPQRDITPETAAERLRSV, encoded by the coding sequence ATGCCCGAACTCAATTTCAGCCAGGATCCACATCGACGCTACAATATTTTAACCGGCGAATGGGTATTGGTATCCCCACACCGAAATAAACGTCCCTGGCAAGGCAAACAGGAAACGCCACACGTGGGAACCAGACCACGCTTTGACCCTAAATGTTATTTATGTCCGGGTAACACCAGGTCCAACGGATCCATAAACCCCGACTATAGTGATACTTATGTCTTCACTAATGATTTTGCAGCTTTATTACCCGATAGCAGCAAGGCAAGTTATACCGAAGGCTTTTTACATGCGGAGGGCGAAACAGGTGTTTGTAAAGTCATTTGTTTTTCACCGGATCACTCGCTGACTCTTCCTGAAATGGGATTGCCTGCTATTCGCAAGGTGATCGATGTGTGGCAGGAGCAATACCTCGAAATAGGACGAAATCCAACCATTAACCACGTTCAGATATTTGAGAACAAAGGAGAAATCATGGGATGCAGCAACCCCCATCCCCATGGTCAAATCTGGGCAGAGCGATCCATACCTACGGAGGTCCTCAAAAAGAGTCATAAACAGGAGGAATATTACAGGCAAAACGGCTCCAGCCTACTTAAGGACTATCTCAAACAAGAGTTGACGCTCAAAGAACGGATCATCGCCACCAACCCTGGGTTTGTTGCGCTTGTACCTTTTTGGGCAGTTTGGCCTTTTGAAGCGATGATCATCCCCCGAAGGCACGTGCCCCACCTTGGACTGCTTACAGAAGAAGAAAAAAATCAATTTGCAGCAATTCTGAAGGATCTTACCCAACGTTATGACCTGGTTTTTAACACTTCATTCCCATATTCATCCGGCATTCACCAAAGCCCTACTGATGGCCTGGATCATCCGGAATGGCATATGCACATGTCCTTCTATCCGCCATTGCTCCGGTCAGCAAGTGTTAAAAAATTTATGGTAGGATATGAGTTATTTGCCTACCCCCAAAGAGACATTACGCCGGAAACTGCAGCGGAGCGCTTGAGAAGTGTATAA
- a CDS encoding T9SS type A sorting domain-containing protein, whose protein sequence is MPSTGNIEVWAKDLDAGSYDNCSDQGNLRFSFTSDGLTPSLSFSCSDITNGKSQEFELEIWVIDESGNEDYCTTTLMIQDNSGNICPDRSPFSAGGVGIATPGLRVNKPQLYQNVPNPFSETTNIDFNLPETMEITLKLFDITGKEVYSHQGVYSRGMHRHTIAAGLLPDTKGVIFYQLQTPKGILNMRMIRVE, encoded by the coding sequence ATGCCTTCAACTGGAAACATTGAGGTGTGGGCAAAAGATCTTGATGCTGGCAGTTACGACAATTGTTCTGACCAGGGGAATTTGCGTTTTAGCTTTACAAGTGATGGACTGACACCTTCCTTGTCTTTCTCTTGTTCTGATATTACAAATGGCAAATCTCAGGAATTTGAACTTGAAATCTGGGTCATTGATGAATCTGGAAATGAAGATTATTGTACAACGACATTAATGATTCAGGATAACTCTGGCAACATTTGTCCCGATAGATCCCCATTTAGTGCAGGAGGAGTCGGAATCGCAACTCCAGGTCTACGAGTGAATAAACCACAACTGTATCAGAATGTTCCCAACCCATTTTCTGAGACGACAAATATTGACTTCAATCTTCCCGAGACCATGGAGATAACCTTAAAACTCTTTGACATTACGGGAAAGGAAGTTTATTCTCATCAGGGTGTTTATTCCCGCGGTATGCACCGTCATACCATTGCAGCAGGACTACTCCCAGATACGAAAGGAGTTATCTTCTATCAGTTGCAGACACCGAAAGGTATTTTGAATATGCGAATGATTCGGGTAGAATAA